In a genomic window of Kiloniellales bacterium:
- a CDS encoding TIGR02302 family protein — translation MRGGRLIATSSKPTAGRGAGRRGQGLLALKLGLSGAALTWEALAPRFWPVVVLLLAFLSFALLGIPAQLPAWLHLLVLIGFAAGFGWTLWRAFRGWELPDLAHARRRLEIDSGLAHRPLTALDDSLATSPGDRAAAGLWEINRKRQLDEIGRLRAGPPRPVLAKVDPLVLRCGLLLLLVIAFAGAGPEWRDRLQASVMPGVAAAGPAVPSRIDAWINPPAYTGLPPLFLGTDQAAPATIATPVGSTILAQVQGSGGTPGLAVDETRAAFTQVAEGVYKISQELTVGTRLAIVRGDKELAAWPLEILPDAAPEIEFLAPPGRTERSALRIELTARDDYGLTKAQAVINRIDRDTGEPLVLDLPLAASNLRDVESSSFHDLTPHPWAGLAVEIQLVALDALAQEGRSDVVRTVLPERIFNHPVARALVELRRQLTLEPDKRFPVARGLAELYGRPQHFFHDLTAALAMMIAESRLMLDKSDEAIEQVQTLLWDTALRIEEGELATAEADLRELQEALMRALAEGASDEEIERLMDELREALDRFLEALAERMSEQLAQGAQQPQPMPQDSEMIESQALREMLERARELARSGARDAARDLLSQLQNILENMRTNPFAQMMDQEGQNAWEMMRDMEELMRRQQELLDRSYERSQSQQRGTQPPEGGESGEGRTGAGNPTENQLDAQSQEAIRRQLGEMMRQLGEMLGDIPRPFGRAEQAMRDARDALNQDQPLGAIDPQSRALDQLQQGMQSMADSFMERMGQSQAQRGNGPVGAEPGSSFDPLGRNRGQNGLDQIEGVEIPDEMELQRARSILKELRKRRGETGRPTLELDYIDRLLQQF, via the coding sequence TTCGGTTGGACGCTGTGGCGGGCCTTCCGCGGCTGGGAGCTGCCCGATCTGGCGCACGCCCGCCGCCGCCTGGAGATCGACAGCGGCCTCGCACACCGCCCCCTCACCGCGCTCGACGACAGCCTCGCGACCAGCCCCGGGGACCGGGCGGCCGCCGGGCTCTGGGAAATCAACCGCAAGCGCCAGCTGGATGAGATCGGACGGCTGCGGGCGGGGCCGCCGCGGCCCGTTTTGGCCAAGGTCGATCCCCTGGTGCTGCGCTGCGGCCTGCTCCTGCTGCTGGTGATCGCGTTCGCGGGCGCCGGCCCGGAGTGGCGCGACCGCCTGCAGGCGTCGGTGATGCCCGGGGTCGCCGCGGCCGGACCGGCCGTGCCCAGCCGAATCGACGCCTGGATCAACCCGCCGGCGTACACCGGGCTGCCGCCGCTGTTCCTCGGCACCGACCAGGCCGCGCCGGCAACCATCGCGACACCGGTCGGCAGCACCATTCTCGCCCAGGTGCAGGGCTCCGGGGGAACGCCGGGCCTGGCGGTCGACGAGACCCGCGCGGCTTTCACGCAGGTTGCCGAGGGGGTCTACAAAATCAGCCAGGAGCTGACCGTCGGCACGCGGCTCGCGATCGTCCGCGGCGACAAGGAGCTGGCGGCCTGGCCGCTCGAAATCCTGCCCGACGCGGCGCCGGAGATCGAGTTCCTGGCGCCGCCCGGCCGGACCGAGCGCAGCGCCCTGCGCATCGAGCTCACCGCGCGGGACGACTACGGGCTGACCAAGGCGCAGGCCGTCATCAACCGGATCGACCGGGACACCGGCGAGCCCCTGGTGCTCGACCTGCCGCTCGCGGCCAGCAACCTGCGCGACGTCGAGAGCAGCTCTTTCCACGACCTGACGCCCCATCCCTGGGCCGGCCTCGCGGTCGAGATCCAATTGGTCGCCCTGGACGCCCTGGCCCAGGAAGGCCGCAGCGATGTGGTCCGGACCGTTCTGCCGGAGCGCATCTTCAACCATCCGGTGGCCCGCGCCCTGGTCGAGCTGCGCCGGCAGCTGACCCTGGAACCCGACAAGCGTTTCCCGGTCGCCCGCGGCCTGGCCGAGCTCTACGGCCGGCCCCAGCATTTCTTCCACGACCTGACCGCCGCGCTCGCCATGATGATCGCCGAGAGCAGGCTGATGCTCGACAAGTCCGACGAGGCGATCGAGCAGGTCCAGACCCTGCTGTGGGACACCGCGCTGCGCATTGAGGAGGGCGAGCTGGCGACCGCCGAGGCCGACCTGCGCGAGCTGCAGGAGGCCCTGATGCGCGCCCTCGCCGAGGGCGCCTCCGACGAGGAGATCGAGCGGCTCATGGACGAGCTGCGCGAAGCCCTGGACCGCTTCCTCGAGGCTCTCGCCGAGCGGATGAGCGAACAGCTGGCGCAGGGCGCACAGCAGCCGCAGCCCATGCCCCAGGACTCCGAGATGATCGAGAGCCAGGCCCTGCGCGAGATGCTGGAACGGGCCCGCGAGCTGGCCCGCAGCGGGGCGCGCGACGCGGCGCGCGACCTCTTGTCACAGCTGCAGAACATCCTCGAGAACATGCGCACCAATCCCTTCGCCCAGATGATGGACCAGGAGGGCCAGAACGCCTGGGAGATGATGCGCGACATGGAAGAGCTCATGCGCCGTCAGCAGGAGCTGCTGGACCGGAGCTACGAGCGTTCACAGTCTCAGCAGCGCGGCACCCAGCCCCCCGAAGGCGGCGAAAGCGGAGAGGGCCGCACGGGGGCCGGCAATCCGACGGAGAATCAGCTCGACGCCCAGTCCCAGGAGGCGATCCGCCGCCAGCTGGGCGAGATGATGCGTCAGCTTGGCGAGATGCTGGGCGACATACCCCGGCCCTTCGGCCGCGCCGAGCAGGCGATGCGCGACGCGCGCGACGCGCTCAACCAAGACCAACCCCTCGGCGCCATCGATCCGCAGAGCCGCGCCCTCGACCAGCTCCAACAGGGCATGCAGTCGATGGCCGACAGCTTCATGGAACGCATGGGCCAGAGCCAGGCCCAGCGCGGCAACGGCCCGGTTGGCGCGGAGCCGGGCAGCAGCTTCGACCCGCTCGGCCGCAACCGGGGCCAGAACGGCCTCGACCAGATCGAGGGCGTCGAAATTCCCGACGAGATGGAGTTGCAGAGGGCGCGGAGCATCCTCAAAGAGCTGCGCAAGCGGCGCGGCGAAACGGGCCGTCCCACCCTGGAGCTCGACTACATCGACCGCCTGCTGCAGCAGTTCTGA
- a CDS encoding response regulator — translation MAKILIAEDDLAVQNFVARALTHRGHEVAAVADGTQALEALEKKHFELLITDIVMPGLDGIGLALRVAREYPQLPVLLMSGYSAERQRAHNLDQLICRVVSKPFTLKAICDAAEETLTEEGFGDRLDA, via the coding sequence ATGGCAAAAATCCTGATTGCCGAAGACGATCTCGCGGTCCAGAACTTCGTCGCCCGGGCCTTGACGCACCGGGGACACGAGGTCGCCGCGGTGGCCGACGGCACGCAAGCGCTCGAAGCGCTGGAAAAGAAGCACTTCGAGCTGCTCATCACGGACATCGTCATGCCCGGACTTGACGGGATCGGTCTCGCCCTCAGGGTCGCGCGGGAGTATCCCCAGCTGCCGGTTCTCCTGATGAGCGGCTACTCGGCGGAGCGGCAGCGTGCCCATAACCTCGACCAGCTGATCTGCCGCGTGGTTTCCAAGCCTTTCACGCTCAAGGCGATCTGCGACGCCGCCGAGGAAACGCTAACCGAAGAGGGCTTCGGCGACCGCCTGGACGCCTGA
- a CDS encoding DUF3426 domain-containing protein has translation MILECPSCAARFNVDSDLIGTEGRTVRCGSCGHSWHQTAEQLDIGLEIVVEEAEAGVSGASLDIKEDDIEARLSETRRRTKARNAAATVREKPGSKGLPVGWLLLLLVVGGVAAGGVLGRTQIIAMAPATSKVYEMVGLETAVGAGLEMKEVTSTRTVIDGISTLLIRGVIVNATGEELAIPRMQARLVDAAGVELASWEFDANAPNLPPGGFTNFETKTQDPPPQGNVKLAFIK, from the coding sequence ATGATCCTCGAATGCCCTTCCTGTGCGGCTCGGTTCAACGTCGACTCGGATCTCATCGGGACCGAGGGACGGACCGTCCGATGCGGCAGCTGCGGCCACTCCTGGCATCAGACGGCCGAGCAGCTGGATATCGGCCTCGAAATCGTGGTCGAGGAAGCGGAGGCCGGCGTCTCCGGCGCGTCCCTCGATATCAAGGAGGACGATATCGAGGCGCGGCTCAGCGAAACCCGCAGGCGCACCAAGGCGCGCAACGCCGCGGCGACGGTGCGGGAGAAGCCCGGTTCGAAAGGATTGCCGGTCGGCTGGCTGCTCCTGCTCCTGGTGGTCGGCGGCGTCGCAGCGGGCGGCGTCCTGGGACGCACCCAGATCATCGCCATGGCCCCGGCCACGTCCAAGGTCTACGAGATGGTGGGCCTGGAGACGGCGGTGGGCGCCGGCCTGGAGATGAAGGAGGTAACCTCGACCCGCACGGTGATCGACGGGATCTCTACTCTTCTAATTCGGGGCGTGATCGTAAACGCGACCGGGGAGGAGCTGGCGATCCCCCGCATGCAGGCGCGGCTGGTCGATGCGGCCGGGGTCGAACTGGCGTCCTGGGAGTTCGATGCCAACGCGCCGAACCTGCCGCCCGGCGGCTTCACCAACTTCGAGACGAAGACGCAGGATCCGCCGCCTCAGGGCAACGTGAAGCTGGCGTTCATCAAATAG
- a CDS encoding ATP-binding cassette domain-containing protein produces the protein MVRFEDVAIRYGNGPDILSGMSFHLRPGSFHFVVGPSGSGKSSLLRTMFLANNPADGRMTLFGRDSTSLTRDERALFRRQIGVVFQDFRLLTHLSVAENVALPLRIAGRREDKIREHVAELLAWVGLGDSADSLPATLSGGQQQRVAIARAVIGQPNLILADEPTGNVDHRHAMRLLYLFDELNKIGTTVVIATHSRDLIERFKHPILRLGDGTVRVEKPSRPEAAATAGSRD, from the coding sequence TTGGTTCGTTTCGAGGATGTCGCCATCAGATACGGAAACGGCCCCGACATCCTGAGCGGCATGTCTTTCCACCTGCGCCCGGGATCGTTCCACTTCGTGGTCGGGCCGAGCGGCTCGGGCAAGTCGTCCCTGCTACGAACCATGTTCCTCGCGAACAACCCGGCGGATGGCCGCATGACGCTGTTCGGGCGGGATTCGACCAGCCTGACCCGTGACGAGCGGGCGCTGTTCCGTCGGCAGATCGGCGTCGTGTTTCAGGACTTCCGGCTGCTGACTCATCTGAGCGTGGCGGAGAACGTCGCCCTGCCGCTCAGGATCGCCGGCCGTCGCGAAGACAAGATTCGCGAGCACGTGGCCGAGCTGCTCGCCTGGGTCGGCCTGGGCGACTCGGCCGACAGCCTGCCGGCCACCTTGTCCGGCGGACAGCAGCAGCGGGTCGCGATCGCCCGCGCCGTGATCGGCCAGCCCAACCTGATCCTGGCCGACGAGCCGACCGGCAACGTCGACCACCGGCACGCCATGCGCCTGCTCTACCTCTTCGACGAGCTCAACAAGATCGGGACCACGGTGGTGATCGCCACCCACAGCAGAGACCTGATCGAACGGTTCAAGCACCCGATACTGCGCCTCGGCGACGGGACCGTCCGGGTGGAGAAGCCGAGCCGGCCGGAAGCCGCGGCGACGGCAGGGAGCCGGGACTAG
- a CDS encoding YdcF family protein — protein MRNFTRKRRRSSLYIGGGVIALLAVAWITGLVRYAAALPTGVADLERGTDAIVVLTGGSERLTQGLDLLTEEKARKLFISGVYRGVDITELFRVRQQSPEEFSCCVTLGHEADNTRGNAVETAAWMEQQGFRSLRLVTASYHMPRSLLEFRHAMPEAVIVPHPVFPQTFKQENWWLWPGSAYLLISEYSKYLIAVARTWLTAPGT, from the coding sequence TTGCGCAACTTCACCCGGAAGCGCCGTCGCTCATCGCTCTACATCGGCGGGGGCGTGATAGCGCTGCTGGCCGTGGCCTGGATTACCGGGCTGGTCCGCTACGCCGCCGCCCTGCCGACGGGGGTCGCCGACCTCGAACGCGGCACCGACGCCATCGTCGTGCTGACCGGGGGTAGCGAGCGGCTCACCCAGGGGCTCGACCTGCTGACCGAGGAGAAAGCGCGCAAGCTCTTCATTTCGGGCGTCTACCGCGGCGTCGATATCACCGAGCTGTTTCGCGTGCGCCAACAGTCGCCGGAGGAGTTCTCCTGCTGCGTCACGCTGGGCCACGAGGCTGACAATACCCGCGGCAACGCGGTCGAGACGGCCGCCTGGATGGAGCAGCAGGGGTTCCGGTCGCTGCGCCTGGTGACCGCCAGCTACCACATGCCGCGCAGCCTGCTCGAGTTCCGCCACGCCATGCCCGAAGCGGTGATCGTGCCGCACCCGGTGTTTCCGCAGACCTTCAAGCAGGAGAACTGGTGGCTCTGGCCGGGCAGCGCCTATCTGCTGATCTCGGAGTACAGCAAGTATCTGATCGCGGTGGCGCGGACCTGGCTCACGGCGCCCGGCACATGA
- a CDS encoding lysophospholipid acyltransferase family protein, whose amino-acid sequence MKVLRSLAFNVCFWVWTVFLAIITVPWVVAFCRPHAVFTLGRFWIGSVFGLLKLFCGIDHRLLGLERLPPGPCIIASKHQSAWDTLIFLFVFDAPCYVLKQELLRIPLFGRALAHAQMIAIDRAGGPRALKGLIADAEDRLAAGRSIVIFPEGTRTAPGDHRPYHPGVAALYRALDVPVVPVALNSGLFWGRRKFVKRPGRILLEVLPSMPPGLPRREFLDRLKEVIEANSERLIAEAGGDRNSAETCG is encoded by the coding sequence ATGAAAGTCCTGCGTTCGCTCGCCTTCAATGTCTGCTTCTGGGTCTGGACCGTGTTCCTGGCGATAATCACGGTTCCCTGGGTGGTCGCGTTCTGCCGGCCCCATGCGGTCTTCACCCTGGGCCGCTTCTGGATCGGGAGCGTGTTCGGCCTGCTCAAGCTGTTCTGCGGCATCGATCACCGGCTGCTCGGCCTGGAAAGGCTGCCGCCGGGACCCTGCATCATCGCCTCCAAGCATCAGTCCGCCTGGGACACGCTGATCTTTCTCTTCGTCTTCGACGCGCCCTGCTACGTGCTGAAGCAGGAGCTGCTGCGCATCCCGCTGTTCGGCCGGGCCCTGGCGCACGCCCAGATGATCGCCATCGACCGGGCCGGCGGGCCGCGAGCGCTCAAGGGTCTGATCGCCGACGCCGAGGACCGGCTCGCGGCGGGCCGGTCGATCGTCATCTTTCCCGAGGGTACCCGCACCGCGCCGGGCGACCACCGGCCCTACCATCCAGGCGTGGCCGCCTTGTATCGCGCCCTCGACGTCCCCGTGGTCCCGGTCGCCCTCAATTCGGGTCTGTTCTGGGGCCGCCGGAAGTTCGTCAAGCGGCCCGGGCGGATCCTGCTCGAGGTGCTGCCGAGCATGCCCCCGGGACTGCCCCGCCGGGAGTTCCTCGACCGGCTGAAGGAGGTGATCGAGGCGAACAGCGAGCGTCTTATCGCGGAGGCCGGAGGGGACCGGAACAGCGCCGAAACTTGTGGATAA
- a CDS encoding adenosylcobalamin-dependent ribonucleoside-diphosphate reductase, translated as MTDLSPLAQRIWDMKYRLKNEAGEPVDKTIEHTWRRVAKALAAPEDDPKAWTGSFFKALQGFQFIPAGRILAGAGTRRKVTLFNCFVMGRIPDDMGGIFAHLREAALTLQQGGGIGYDFSSLRPAGAPVSGVGADASGPLSFMDVWDAMCRTIMSAGARRGAMMATLRCDHPDIEAFIEAKQQSGRLTMFNLSVLVTDAFMAAVSNDGPWELRFGDRVDRVVRARDLWDRIMRATYDYAEPGVIFIDQVNRRNNLSYCEEIFATNPCSEQPLPAYGACLLGAVNLAALVERPFEADAALDFGRLEQLVPVAVRMLDNAIDASRFPLPQQKKEARDKRRIGLGITGLADALIMCGLRYGSPEAVAATESWLEALRRASYRASAALAREKGAFPLFDRDKYLEGETVAALDAETRALIAEHGMRNALVNTVAPTGTTSLLADNLSSGLEPVFSFRHRRRVLQADGTHLEEDVSDYAYRLYRQVKGADAPLTDAFVDAQALTPEEHLVMQAAVQRKIDSAVSKTINLPADISFEAFKDVYARAYELGCKGCTTYRPNPVTGAVLVAADAEPPEEPAAGPVATTGRAAEVEKEGAVVYMAKPLDRPEALPGRTYKLRWPESDHAIYITVNDVMTDGRRRPFEVFINSKNMEHYAWTVALTRMISAVFRRGGDLSFVVEELKAVFDPRGGAWMHGRYVPSLLAAIGEVLERHMMDIGFLPRPEDRPDEERQALRLRAGGAEAPGSLVRQCPKCGAASLIHQEGCDLCTSCGYSKCQ; from the coding sequence ATGACCGACCTTTCGCCCCTGGCTCAACGCATTTGGGACATGAAGTACCGCCTCAAGAACGAGGCGGGCGAGCCTGTGGACAAAACGATCGAGCATACCTGGCGGCGGGTCGCCAAGGCCCTGGCGGCACCCGAGGACGACCCGAAAGCCTGGACTGGCAGCTTCTTCAAGGCCCTGCAAGGCTTTCAGTTCATCCCGGCGGGGCGCATCCTGGCGGGCGCCGGAACCAGGCGCAAGGTCACGCTGTTCAACTGCTTCGTCATGGGCCGGATCCCGGACGACATGGGCGGGATCTTCGCGCACCTGAGAGAAGCGGCGCTGACGCTGCAGCAGGGCGGCGGCATCGGCTACGACTTCTCGTCCCTGAGGCCGGCCGGCGCGCCGGTCAGCGGCGTAGGCGCCGACGCCTCCGGCCCACTCAGCTTCATGGACGTCTGGGACGCCATGTGCCGGACCATCATGAGCGCCGGCGCCCGGCGCGGCGCCATGATGGCGACCCTGCGCTGCGACCACCCGGATATCGAGGCCTTCATCGAGGCCAAGCAGCAGTCCGGTCGCCTGACCATGTTCAACCTCTCGGTCCTGGTGACCGACGCCTTCATGGCGGCAGTCAGCAACGACGGGCCCTGGGAACTGCGCTTCGGCGATCGGGTGGACCGGGTCGTGCGCGCGCGCGACCTCTGGGACCGCATCATGCGCGCGACCTACGACTACGCCGAACCGGGCGTGATCTTCATCGATCAGGTCAACCGGCGGAACAATCTCAGCTACTGCGAGGAGATCTTCGCCACCAACCCCTGCTCCGAGCAGCCGCTACCCGCCTACGGTGCCTGCCTGCTCGGCGCGGTCAACCTGGCGGCGCTGGTCGAGCGGCCCTTCGAGGCCGACGCGGCGCTCGACTTCGGCCGTCTCGAGCAGCTGGTGCCGGTCGCCGTCCGGATGCTGGACAACGCCATCGATGCCTCGCGCTTTCCCCTGCCTCAGCAGAAGAAAGAGGCGCGCGACAAGCGCCGGATCGGCCTCGGCATCACGGGCCTGGCGGACGCCCTGATCATGTGCGGTCTGCGCTACGGCAGCCCGGAGGCGGTGGCCGCGACCGAGAGCTGGCTCGAGGCGCTGCGTCGCGCCAGCTACCGCGCATCGGCGGCGCTGGCCCGCGAGAAGGGCGCCTTCCCCCTGTTCGACCGGGACAAGTATCTGGAGGGCGAGACCGTCGCGGCGCTCGACGCCGAGACGCGGGCGCTGATCGCCGAGCACGGCATGCGCAACGCTCTGGTCAACACCGTTGCGCCGACCGGCACCACGTCGCTGCTGGCGGACAACCTCTCGTCCGGCCTCGAGCCGGTGTTCAGCTTCAGGCACCGGCGCCGCGTGCTGCAGGCCGACGGCACCCATCTCGAGGAGGATGTCAGCGACTACGCCTACCGGCTCTACCGCCAAGTCAAGGGCGCGGACGCGCCGCTCACCGACGCCTTCGTCGACGCCCAGGCCCTGACGCCGGAGGAACACCTCGTGATGCAGGCCGCGGTGCAGCGCAAGATCGACAGCGCCGTCTCCAAGACGATCAACCTGCCGGCCGACATCTCCTTCGAGGCCTTCAAGGACGTCTACGCCCGGGCCTACGAGCTGGGCTGCAAGGGCTGCACGACCTACCGGCCGAACCCAGTGACGGGCGCGGTCCTGGTCGCCGCCGACGCCGAGCCGCCTGAGGAGCCGGCGGCCGGGCCGGTGGCGACGACCGGCCGAGCGGCGGAAGTCGAGAAGGAAGGGGCCGTGGTCTACATGGCCAAGCCGCTCGATCGGCCCGAGGCCCTGCCCGGCCGCACCTACAAGCTACGCTGGCCGGAGAGCGACCACGCGATCTACATCACTGTCAACGACGTGATGACCGACGGCCGGCGCCGGCCCTTCGAGGTCTTCATCAATTCCAAGAACATGGAGCACTATGCCTGGACCGTCGCGCTGACCAGGATGATCTCGGCCGTGTTCCGGCGCGGCGGTGACCTTTCTTTCGTGGTCGAGGAGCTCAAGGCGGTGTTCGATCCGCGCGGCGGCGCCTGGATGCACGGGCGCTACGTTCCCTCCCTGCTGGCCGCGATCGGCGAGGTGCTGGAACGCCACATGATGGATATCGGCTTTCTGCCGCGCCCCGAGGATCGCCCGGACGAGGAGAGGCAGGCGCTGCGCCTTCGGGCGGGCGGCGCCGAGGCGCCGGGGTCGCTTGTGCGCCAGTGCCCCAAGTGCGGCGCGGCGAGCCTTATCCACCAGGAAGGCTGCGACCTCTGCACGTCCTGCGGCTACTCCAAGTGCCAGTGA
- a CDS encoding gamma-glutamylcyclotransferase: MSKSAVEPAKSQGEVAGRARLVLPQGRDFWVFGYGSLMWHPGFPHIEVRVARLSGYHRRFCVYSHRYRGTRERPGLVLGLDRGGSCRGLVYRVPAAEGEAAMAYLYEREMVTGVYMPTWLTVATEAGALSAAGFVVDRAHGQYTGRLSLDETASLIVQGRGERGTCGEYLAKTVGHLEGLGLGAGSLKRLLKLVDARRSGR, encoded by the coding sequence ATGTCCAAGTCCGCCGTGGAGCCGGCCAAGAGCCAAGGCGAGGTCGCCGGACGGGCCCGCCTCGTGCTGCCTCAGGGCCGGGATTTCTGGGTCTTCGGCTACGGCTCCTTGATGTGGCATCCGGGTTTCCCCCACATCGAGGTAAGGGTCGCCCGTCTCAGCGGCTATCACCGCCGCTTCTGCGTCTATTCCCACCGCTACCGCGGCACGCGGGAACGGCCGGGCCTGGTCCTCGGCCTCGACCGGGGCGGCTCCTGCCGCGGCCTGGTCTACCGGGTCCCCGCGGCGGAAGGCGAGGCCGCCATGGCCTACCTCTACGAACGCGAGATGGTGACCGGCGTCTACATGCCAACTTGGCTCACGGTCGCCACCGAAGCGGGCGCGCTCAGCGCCGCCGGGTTCGTCGTCGACCGCGCCCACGGTCAGTACACGGGACGGCTCAGCCTGGATGAGACCGCGTCCCTGATCGTCCAAGGCCGGGGCGAGAGAGGAACCTGCGGCGAGTACCTGGCGAAGACGGTCGGGCATCTGGAAGGTCTCGGTTTGGGGGCGGGTTCGCTGAAACGCCTGTTGAAGCTGGTCGACGCGCGCCGCTCCGGGCGGTAA
- a CDS encoding DUF2125 domain-containing protein — MTAGDAAGQADRPGAVRRWGRRLLAAAALLGVLLAATYAGYWFWAAGRAAQAIAEWQTEQEARGYAIEFGRPEIGGFPGRARTVFAAPRIAAPAGWRYSGTSLAASADPWKPFEFEIDLTGRHRFDEAGPEARSAELALSSGRSQVTLQPHGGLERIFLETGSLQAELSEGALPPTEVSAERLSAILGPLRQGDGEQPESLDFRIDLGGLVLPDRVEAVLGQEIERLEIDATLKGRLEAGGRAEDRAAALAAWRDAGGLVQVHRLVLTWGPLYAEGRGTLTLDPELRPSGKLRARFHGLDQLVDLLAEAGLIEAKQARAARGVLALLGVGVSRRGSGAMSMPVNLTRGRLYLGPLAVARLSPVL, encoded by the coding sequence ATGACGGCCGGCGACGCCGCGGGGCAAGCCGACCGGCCCGGCGCCGTGCGCCGCTGGGGCCGCCGGCTGCTCGCCGCCGCGGCCCTGCTCGGAGTCCTGCTCGCCGCGACCTACGCCGGCTACTGGTTCTGGGCGGCGGGCCGGGCGGCGCAGGCGATCGCCGAATGGCAAACCGAGCAGGAGGCGCGGGGCTACGCCATCGAATTCGGCCGGCCCGAGATCGGCGGATTTCCCGGCCGGGCCCGCACGGTCTTCGCCGCGCCGCGTATCGCGGCGCCGGCCGGCTGGCGCTACAGCGGGACCTCCCTCGCGGCCAGCGCCGATCCCTGGAAACCCTTCGAATTCGAGATCGACCTGACCGGACGGCACCGCTTCGACGAGGCCGGGCCCGAGGCCCGTTCGGCCGAGCTCGCGCTCTCGAGCGGGCGCTCGCAGGTCACCCTGCAGCCCCATGGCGGCCTCGAGCGGATCTTCCTGGAGACCGGGTCCCTGCAGGCGGAGCTGTCCGAAGGCGCGCTGCCGCCCACCGAAGTCAGCGCCGAGCGCCTCTCGGCGATCCTCGGCCCGCTGCGCCAGGGCGACGGAGAACAGCCCGAGAGCCTTGATTTCCGGATCGACCTGGGCGGCCTGGTCCTGCCTGACCGGGTCGAGGCGGTGCTCGGCCAGGAGATCGAACGCCTAGAGATCGACGCCACGCTCAAGGGCCGCCTCGAGGCCGGCGGCCGAGCGGAGGATCGCGCCGCGGCGCTGGCTGCCTGGCGGGACGCCGGCGGACTGGTCCAGGTCCACCGGCTGGTCCTGACCTGGGGCCCGCTCTACGCCGAGGGACGCGGCACCCTGACCCTGGACCCCGAGCTCAGGCCGAGCGGCAAGCTGCGTGCGCGTTTCCACGGGCTCGACCAGCTCGTCGACCTGCTGGCCGAAGCCGGCTTGATCGAGGCCAAGCAGGCGCGGGCGGCGCGCGGGGTGCTGGCGCTCCTGGGGGTCGGCGTCTCGCGCCGGGGGAGCGGCGCCATGTCCATGCCGGTCAACCTTACGCGGGGCCGCCTTTATCTGGGCCCTCTGGCGGTCGCCCGGCTTTCTCCGGTTCTCTAG
- a CDS encoding prephenate/arogenate dehydrogenase family protein, producing MSAERTTLPFRRVAILGMGLIGSSLARAAQRHGLAESIVGCARSPETRKAALDLGLAERMEESAAASVTGADLVLLCTPIGTFESLARAIAPALEPGAIVSDVGSVKQSVVRDVGPHLPEGVHLVPGHPIAGTEQSGPEAGFAELFEDRWCILTPPPGTDTRSVERVADFWRACGSQVEIMEAGHHDKVLAITSHLPHLIAYTIVGTATDLEEGERAEVIKFSASGFRDFTRIAASDPVMWRDVFLNNRDAVLEILQRFSEDITALQRAIRWGEGAVLEQHFTRTRAIRRRVIEAHQAGTFDTREPEKAGRPPEGPDKGGPA from the coding sequence ATGAGCGCGGAACGCACGACGCTCCCGTTTCGCCGGGTTGCGATCCTCGGCATGGGTCTGATTGGCTCGTCCCTTGCCAGGGCCGCGCAGCGTCACGGGCTCGCCGAGTCGATCGTCGGCTGCGCGCGCAGCCCGGAGACCCGCAAGGCGGCGCTCGACTTGGGGCTCGCCGAACGGATGGAAGAATCCGCCGCGGCGAGCGTGACGGGCGCCGACCTGGTCCTGCTGTGCACCCCGATCGGCACCTTCGAGAGCCTGGCCCGGGCCATCGCGCCCGCGCTGGAGCCGGGCGCGATCGTCAGCGACGTCGGCTCGGTCAAGCAGTCGGTGGTTCGCGACGTCGGACCCCATCTGCCCGAGGGGGTTCACCTCGTACCGGGCCATCCGATCGCCGGCACCGAGCAGTCCGGCCCGGAGGCCGGCTTCGCAGAGCTGTTCGAGGACCGCTGGTGCATTCTCACCCCGCCGCCGGGCACCGACACCCGGTCCGTCGAGCGGGTCGCCGACTTCTGGCGGGCCTGCGGCAGCCAGGTCGAGATCATGGAGGCGGGGCATCACGACAAGGTGCTGGCGATCACCTCGCACCTGCCCCACCTCATCGCCTACACCATCGTCGGCACCGCGACCGATCTCGAGGAGGGCGAACGGGCCGAGGTGATCAAGTTCTCGGCCAGCGGCTTCCGCGACTTCACCCGGATCGCCGCCTCCGATCCGGTCATGTGGCGAGATGTCTTCCTGAACAACAGGGACGCCGTGCTGGAGATTCTCCAACGCTTCTCGGAGGACATCACCGCGCTGCAGAGGGCGATCCGCTGGGGCGAGGGCGCGGTTCTGGAGCAGCATTTCACGCGCACGCGCGCGATCCGGCGACGCGTGATCGAGGCGCACCAGGCCGGTACCTTCGATACTAGAGAACCGGAGAAAGCCGGGCGACCGCCAGAGGGCCCAGATAAAGGCGGCCCCGCGTAA